TTTAATTGAAGCGAGAGCTTACACACAGAATGAGATTTTTGATGCTGCTTTAAAATTTGCACAAACTGAAGGAATTGTTCCAGCGCCTGAATCTGCTCATGCTATAAGAGCGGTAATTGATGAAGCGGTTAGGGCAAGGAAGGAAAACAAGGAAGAGGTGATTTTATTTAATCTTTCTGGTCATGGATTTTTTGATATGAGTGCATATCAAGATTACTTAAGTGGTGCGCTTGAAGATGTTGTTTTAACAGATGCTGAAATAGAGGAATTAACTCGTAAATTAGCCGGTTACCCTCGTCCTTAATTTAAGAAAAATTAATTTCGTTATTGCAAATTGATAAAAACAAGATTTGCACCAAGCCCCACAGGTCACTTACACATTGGAGGAGCAAGAACAGCAATTTTCAACTGGCTTTTTTCAAGAAAGAATAAAGGTGAATTTTATCTTAGAATTGAAGATACCGACAAGGAAAGGTCAAGTGAGGAAATGGTACAATCAATTGTAGATGGTTTAAAATGGCTTGGTGTTGATTGGGATGGTGATTTGTATTTTCAATCGCAACATATTGATGAACATGTCAAAGCTTGTTACGATTTGTTGAATCGTGGTCATGCCTATTTCTGCTACTGTAGTGAAGAAGAGCTTGAAATGAAGCGCAAAGAGGCGGAAGAGAAGAAAATTCCATACAAGTATGATAGAAAGTGCTTATACCTTACTGAGGCGGAAAAATTAAAGTTTGAAAAAGAGGGAAGAGCCAAGGTTATAAGGTTTAAAGTTCCCGACGGCGAAACAATTTTTAATGATGTCGTTCATGGAGAGATAAAATTTAAAAATTCGGAAATAGATGATTTTATAATTTTGAGATCAGATGGAACACCTGTTTATAATATGGCTGTTGTTGTTGATGACCACAATATGGGAATTACTCATGTCATCAGAGGTGATGATCATATTTCAAATACCCCGAAACAGATTTTAATTTATCAGGCACTTGGTTGGGATATACCTGTTTTTGCGCATGTGCCCTTGATTTTGGGACCCGATAAAAAAAGGTTAAGCAAAAGGCACGGAGCAACTGCTGTTATTGAGTATAGGGAGAGAGGATTTCTCCCCGAAGCAATGTTCAATTTTCTTTGCTTGCTTGGTTGGTCGCCCGGTGATAACCGTGAAATAATGAGCGTAGAGGAAATCATTGAGGCATTTGACATTTCAAGAATTCAAAAGAAAAGCGCTATATTTGATCAAGCTAAACTTGAATGGATGAACAGTGAATATATCAGGAGGAAGGATAATTTTGAATTATTGAAACTTTTGAAACCGTTCATTCAAAAGTATGGCTATGAAGTTGAAAGTGAGGATTATCTTCTCAAAGTTATAAGTTTAATGAAGAGTAGGGTTAAGGTTTTGGAGGATTTTGTAACTTTCGGAAGATATTTCTTTGAAGACCCGCTTCAATATGATGAGGAAGGGTTAAAAAAATACTGGAAAGAGAATACAGCAGAGATACTTGAAAGTTTTATTGAGAGGTTGGAAAACTTAGAAGATTACAACGCAATTGAAATTGAGAAGAGACTAAGGGCTTTAGCTATGGAGAAAAACATAAAAACTGCTGAATTAATCCATCCGATACGGCTTGCTATTACTGGGATGAAAGTAAGTCCTGGGCTTTTTGAAGTTATGGAAGTTCTTGGGAAGAATACGGTTATGAGAAGAATAAAAAAATTTGTGGAGAAATTTAAAAATTAACAGGGGAGCTTTAATGATACTTCCAATATATCTTTATGGCGATCCAATTTTTAAGAAGCCGGCTCAAAAAGTTAAGTGGGTGGACGAGAAATTCATTGATACGCTTAAAGATATGTTTGAAACGATGACAGTTGCTGACGGAATTGGGCTTGCAGCGACGCAAGTTGGGATTCCTTTTTCTTTTGCTGTAATTGATGTTTCAGTTTATGAGGAGTATAAAGATTTTAAAAGAATGGTTATAATTAACCCGGAAATTGTTCATTCTGACGGTGAAGATGTAATGGAAGAGGGATGTTTGAGCATCCCGGGAATAAGAGCCGAGATAATAAGACCTGCGAAAGTTGTCTTGCGTTATCAGGACATTGATATGAAGGTAAACGAAATTGAATGTGAAGGTTTGCTTGCAAGGGTCGTTCAGCACGAAGTTGATCATCTTTACGGGAAATTCTTTATTGATTATCTTTCTCCAGTGAGGTTGAAGACATTAAAGCCGAAATTAACTAAGATACGAAGAGGCAATGTGAAGGCACATTATCCAGTGGTTGTTCCGGGGACAAAGAAGGTTATTTTTCCTGAAGTTGAGGCAACAAGTAGAAGACAAAGCAGTGATTAAAAAGAAGAAATTGTATCGCTTCAATGAGAATAATCTTTATGGGAACTCCTGAATTTGCAATTCCATCTTTGGAAGTTCTTTTAAAAAACGGATATGAGATATGCGCGGTTGTGACTGCACCGGATGAGCCGAAGGGTCGTGGATATAAGCTTTCCCCACCCCCCGTT
The Candidatus Thermokryptus mobilis genome window above contains:
- the gltX gene encoding glutamate--tRNA ligase, with product MIKTRFAPSPTGHLHIGGARTAIFNWLFSRKNKGEFYLRIEDTDKERSSEEMVQSIVDGLKWLGVDWDGDLYFQSQHIDEHVKACYDLLNRGHAYFCYCSEEELEMKRKEAEEKKIPYKYDRKCLYLTEAEKLKFEKEGRAKVIRFKVPDGETIFNDVVHGEIKFKNSEIDDFIILRSDGTPVYNMAVVVDDHNMGITHVIRGDDHISNTPKQILIYQALGWDIPVFAHVPLILGPDKKRLSKRHGATAVIEYRERGFLPEAMFNFLCLLGWSPGDNREIMSVEEIIEAFDISRIQKKSAIFDQAKLEWMNSEYIRRKDNFELLKLLKPFIQKYGYEVESEDYLLKVISLMKSRVKVLEDFVTFGRYFFEDPLQYDEEGLKKYWKENTAEILESFIERLENLEDYNAIEIEKRLRALAMEKNIKTAELIHPIRLAITGMKVSPGLFEVMEVLGKNTVMRRIKKFVEKFKN
- the def gene encoding peptide deformylase, translating into MILPIYLYGDPIFKKPAQKVKWVDEKFIDTLKDMFETMTVADGIGLAATQVGIPFSFAVIDVSVYEEYKDFKRMVIINPEIVHSDGEDVMEEGCLSIPGIRAEIIRPAKVVLRYQDIDMKVNEIECEGLLARVVQHEVDHLYGKFFIDYLSPVRLKTLKPKLTKIRRGNVKAHYPVVVPGTKKVIFPEVEATSRRQSSD